A region of the Curtobacterium flaccumfaciens pv. betae genome:
CGTCCACCAGGTAGCCGAGCTCGAGCAGGACCTCGGTGACGCGGTCGAACGTCGTCGCGACGGCGCCCGTGCGGGACCGGATCTGCTGGACGAGCTTGTCGTTGGCGCGCTTGAGCTTCCACCAGCGCTCGGACCAGCGGGCGTGCGCCTCGCGTTCGGGGCAGGCGTGGCAGGGGTGGCGCTGCAGCTGGCGGCGGACCGCCGTGATCGCGGCCTGACGTTCCTGGCGGGCGCCGTGCGACGCCTCGCGACCGCCGGGCACGTTCGTGCGCTCGAGGTCGGAGAGCTCACGACGGAGCGCCGAGTACTCGGTGAAGTCGCCGAGGTGGCACTGCATCGCCTCGCGGTAGCCGTCGAGGGATTCCTGCTGCGAGCGGACCTTGCGGGCGAGGTCGACCACCGACCGGTCGGCCTGGAACTGGGCGAACGACGTCTCGAGGACCTCGCGCGTGCGCTGCCGACCGAACTGGTCGATCAGGTTGACGGCCATGTTGTAGGTCGGCTTGAACGACGAGTTGAGCGGGTACGTGCGACGGCTGGCCAGCGACGCGACGGCCTGCGGGTCGAGCCCGTCGGTCCACTGGATGACCGAGTGCCCCTCGACGTCGATGCCACGACGACCGGCACGACCGGTGAGCTGCGTGTACTCCCCCGGGGTGATCGGCACACGGGCTTCGCCGTTGAACTTCTCGAGCTTCTCGAGCACGACGGTGCGCGCCGGCATGTTCACACCGAGTGCCAGGGTCTCGGTCGCGAACACGACCTTGAGGAGCTTGCGCTGGAAGAGGTTCTCGACGACCTCCTTGAAGGCAGGCAGCAGGCCGGCGTGGTGTGCCGCGACCCCGCGCTCGAGCCCTTCGAGCCACTCCCAGTAGCCGAGGACGGCCAGGTCTTCGTCGAGCAGGGTGCGGCAGTGGTACTCCGCCGTCTCGCGGATCTCGTTGCGCTCCTGCACCGTCGTCAGGGACAGGCCCGAGCGCAGGACGTTGCGGACGCCCTGGTCGCAGCCGTTGCGGCTGAACACGAAGAAGATCGCGGGCAGGAGCATCCGCTCGTCGAGCATGTGCGCGATCTGTTCGCGGTGCACCTTCTCGGTGCGGGGCCCGCGACGCTCGGGGTAGCCACCACGACCGCGCCGACCGCGGTGGCCGCCGCCGTTCCGCTCACTCCGGGAACCGCCGCCGACCATGCGGAGCAGTTCCGGATTCACGCGGTTCGTCGCCGCGGCACCGCTCGAGTCGAACAGGTCGACCATCTTCGAACCGACCAGGACGTGCTGCTCGAGCGGCACCGGGCGGTCTTCGGAGACGATGACGTCCGTGTCGCCGCGGACGGTCTGCAGCCAGTCGCCGAACTCCTCGGCGTTGGACACCGTCGCGCTGAGCGAGACCAGGCGGACCTCGGTCGGCAGGTGCAGGATGACCTCTTCCCACACGGCACCGCGGAACCGGTCGGCGAGGTAGTGCACCTCGTCGAGGACCACCCAAGCGAGGTCGTCGAGCAGGTCCGAGTCGGCGTAGATCATGTTCCGGAGCACCTCGGTCGTCATCACGACGACGCGGGCGCGGGGGTTCACGTTCGTGTCGCCGGTGAGCAGCCCGACCTCGGACTCGCCGTAGACGTCGACGAGCTCGGCGTACTTCTGGTTGCTGAGCGCCTTCATCGGCGTCGTGTAGAAGACCTTCGCCGTCGGCTGGCGCATGGCGAGCCAGATGGCGAACTCGGCCACGATGGTCTTGCCGGCGCCGGTCGGGGCGGCGACCAGGACGCTGCGGCCCTGGTCGAGCGAGTCGCATGCGGCGAACTGGAACGGGTCGAGGTCGAACCGCAGGTCCGTCCGGAAGAGCTCGAGGTTTCGCGACCGGTTGCGCACCTTGGCCGCGGCGAACCGCTCGGCCGCACTCGTGCCGCTCACAGGCCGTACTCCTCGTCGAGCTTCGCCTGGCGCTTGGCCACACGGCGGTCGTGGAGCCACGCGATGAAGCAGGCCGCGATGTAGAGCACCACCATCGGGACGGCGAGCAGGAACATCGAGATGACGTCGGCGCTGGGGGTGACGATGGCGCAGAACACCAGGATGCAGAGGATCGCGACGCGCCAGCTGTTGATGATCGCGGACGCCGACAGCACCCCGACGAAGTTCAGCAGGACGAGGAAGACCGGCAGGAC
Encoded here:
- a CDS encoding DEAD/DEAH box helicase, with translation MSGTSAAERFAAAKVRNRSRNLELFRTDLRFDLDPFQFAACDSLDQGRSVLVAAPTGAGKTIVAEFAIWLAMRQPTAKVFYTTPMKALSNQKYAELVDVYGESEVGLLTGDTNVNPRARVVVMTTEVLRNMIYADSDLLDDLAWVVLDEVHYLADRFRGAVWEEVILHLPTEVRLVSLSATVSNAEEFGDWLQTVRGDTDVIVSEDRPVPLEQHVLVGSKMVDLFDSSGAAATNRVNPELLRMVGGGSRSERNGGGHRGRRGRGGYPERRGPRTEKVHREQIAHMLDERMLLPAIFFVFSRNGCDQGVRNVLRSGLSLTTVQERNEIRETAEYHCRTLLDEDLAVLGYWEWLEGLERGVAAHHAGLLPAFKEVVENLFQRKLLKVVFATETLALGVNMPARTVVLEKLEKFNGEARVPITPGEYTQLTGRAGRRGIDVEGHSVIQWTDGLDPQAVASLASRRTYPLNSSFKPTYNMAVNLIDQFGRQRTREVLETSFAQFQADRSVVDLARKVRSQQESLDGYREAMQCHLGDFTEYSALRRELSDLERTNVPGGREASHGARQERQAAITAVRRQLQRHPCHACPEREAHARWSERWWKLKRANDKLVQQIRSRTGAVATTFDRVTEVLLELGYLVDAGSGEATVAAGGRRLQRIYGDRDLLVAECLEAGVWKDLTPAQLAAMAATIIYQPRREDAPGTEHALPRGAFRPALDETLTIWSRLDDIERAARLAGSQPPTPAMAVGMFRWASGSALDDVLRTLDLPAGDFVRWSKQVIDLLDQIRNAGDDELAQTARRATDAVRRGIVAYAAV